In the genome of Anaerolineaceae bacterium oral taxon 439, the window TGAAATGTACTGCTGCGGGAAAGCCCTGGAACAAATCCAAAAGAGTTTTTACAAAGAAACTGTTATCGCCGACATGTTCAATGCGCATCATAGCTCAAAAATATTGAGAAATTTCATTGGATACATGTCGATGCCCGCCGCCGCGATCGCGAATATTCTCGATCCGGATCATATTTTTATTGGCGGAGGCATACCCAACATGATCGGTTTCCCTAAAACAGAACTGGAAGCAGCGATTCGGAAGATTACCCGAAAGCCTTTCCCTGAATCAAATCTGTCAATTATCTTTTCAGATAACCGCGCTGAAAAAGGAATTATCGGTGCAGTTATAGAGGGTAACAGAAAGTTACACCTTCAAGCTGACAATGAAAAAAAAGTAAGCCCCCCACCCCCATTTCAAGCCTCCGTTTCCGGAAAGAAAATCGCAGGCGCTTCCTCAAACGAACGCATGAAAACGTCGGATACGCGCCGGATCGCGTTCAGGTCGCCGACCGCCTCCGACTCATAAATCGCCGCGACAGGGAACCCGGCGCGCTTCGCCGTCGTCATCGCGTACAGCGAATCCTCAAAGACGACGCAAGCCTTCGCCGGGACGCCGAGCCGTTCAGCGGAAGTCAGAAAAATATCCGGGAACATCTTGCTCTTCCCGACCTCGTCCGTCGTCAGCAGGAAATCAAACGCATCGATCAGATCCAGCCGCGTCAGCGCCTTCTCCGTATGCGTCCGCTCCGCCGCCGTCGCAACGCAGCAGGGGATCCCGCGTTCCCGCAGGGCGCGAACAAACGCGCGCACGCCCGGTTTCAACTCAAAAACGTTATCGAAAAAATAACCGACGCGGTCCAGGAATATATCGACGATCTCGTCAACGCTCTCGCTCAGGCCATACCGATCGATCATCATCTCCGCCGCCTGACGCAGCGCAACCGGGCGCAGCGCCTCCAGGAACTCCGGATCGGGCTCGTAGCCATGCTCCCGCGCGTATTCGGCGCTGAGCCTGGCCCAGGTCCCCATCGAATCCAACAGCGTACCGTCCAAATCAAAAATTGCTCCGCGAATTTTGATCACAATCCTTCCTCACTCCACCCAATCCGCATGTTTCACCACCAGCAGCGTCCCGTCGCGCACGGAGATCGACGCCGCCACGCCGGTAAATTCATTACTCAGTCCCAGCCACTCGCGCGCCGTCAGCGTTCGATCCGCCAGCGGATATTTCAGCCCGCTCAGCGTCACGCCCAGACTGCGCTCGCTCAGGCTGAAAATCGACAGCTTCCCGCGTTCCTCCGCCGGAAAATCGACGCGCTCGCTGATCATGACGAACAGCTCGGCGTCCGGTGTCACGATCCGCCCCAACGCGCCCTGCTCCCGAAGATAACGAAGCGCCAGGACGTTCGCGTATGAGTGATCAAAGCGGGTTCCCGTCGCCCCATACAGCGCGAATTCCCGGCAGCCCGCCTCCAATCCGCAGCGGATCGCAAGAATCAGGTCCGGATCGTCCTTCTCGCGCGGAACGACCCGGACGTTTTTTCCCTTCGGGACGAATCCGAGCGAATCGAAATCGCCGATTACCCAATCCGGCCGTAGCTTCCGCCGCCGCAGCGCGTTATATCCGCCGTCGGCGGCAATCAAAATATCACCGATCCGGGGAGAATACGCCGCGCCGCGGCTTTCCCCTGATCCGAAAATCACGCAGCGCCGCGGCTCAGAACGCAGATTCATTTTTCAAGCCGGTTGATCAGCGAGACGACTTCGTTTATCTTTTCGTCCTGCGCCGCCTCGTCCTCATGAAGAAAAGCGTCGCGAACGCAGCCGCGCAGATGCGCTTCCAGAATTTCCCGATTCGCCCGCTTTAAAATCGCCGTCGTCGCCGATAACTGCGTCGCGATATCCATGCAGTAGCGATCCTCATCAACCATCTTCAGAATCCCGTCCAGCTGGCCGCGCGCGGTTCGAATCAGGCTGGTAATCTTACCCCGATCCGCCTGCATCTCACTTAAGGTCCCGGACCGAGACGACCTCGTACCCCGCGCCGGTTACCGCTCCGCTGAGGACCTCGTCCGCGACCGCCGCGCTCAACTCGACCGTAGCCGTTTTCGCTTCCAGATCGACCGCCGCCGACTTTACCCCGGCGAGCGCGCCTAAAACCGATTCGACCCGGGCTTTGCAGTGCCCGCACATCATCCCTTCAACAACCAATTCTTTTTTCATTCCTGACTCGCTTTCTTCCTTCGCTGATTTTACCGTTTCTCCCAAAGCTTCGTTAACGACCGCCGGAGCTTCGGAAGCCTCGATCCATTTCGGACGGAACCCGCGCAGCCGCAGCGCATTCGTCACCACCGTCACGGAGCTCAGGCTCATCGCCGCAGCGGCAAAATCCGGGCTCAGCTTCCAGCCGAACAGCGTATAGAATACGCCGGCGGCCAACGGGATCCCGATCACGTTATAAAAGAACGCCCAGAATAAATTCTGACGAATCGTGCGCATCATCGCCCTGGACAGCTGCGTCGCGGTTACAACGTCGCGCAGATCGTTTTTCATCAGCACAATATCCGCCGATTCGATCGCGATATCCGTTCCCGCGCCGATCGCGATCCCGACGTCCGCCCGCGCCAGCGCCGGCGCGTCGTTGATCCCGTCTCCAACCATCGCAACCTTCTTCGCCCGGCCCTTCGCGTCCGTTTCCGCCTGATACCGGCGGATAATTCCTTCCTTATCGCTCGGAAGCACCTCGGCGATGACCTCATCGACGCCAACGACCCGACGGACCGCCTCCGCCGTCAGCCGGTTATCCCCGGTCAGCATCACCGTTTTCATCCCCATCGCGCGGAGATTCGCGACCGCCTGAGCGCTGGTCTCCTTAACCGCGTCGGCGCAGGCGATCATTCCCAGATAACGCCCGTTCGCCGCGAAATACAGCGGTGTCTCGCCCTCAGCCGCATACAGCGCCGCGTCGGAGATCGATTCCGGAAGCGCGATTTTTTCAGACGCCATCAGCCGTGCGTTCCCGCCGAGAAGCGTTCGTCCGTCCCGAACCGCGCGGACGCCGAAGCCGGAAAGCGCCTCAAACTCGCCGGACCTGTCCGAATCGAACGCAGCGCCCCGTTCAGCCGCCGCGTTCAGGATCGCTTTCGCGAATGGATGCTCTGAGAAGTTTTCCAAATATACCGCCGCCTGCCAGAGCTCGTCCTCGCTGACGCCGTCGGCGGCGATCGCGCGCGTTACCTTCGGACGCCCTTCGGTAATCGTTCCCGTTTTATCCAGAACGACCGTATCGACCTCATGCGCGATTTCGGCGGCATCCGCCGATTTAATCAGGATCCCGTTCAACGCGCCCTGCCCGGTCCCGACCATGATCGCGACCGGCGTCGCCAGTCCCAGCGCGCAGGGACAGGAGATCACCAGAACTGAGATCGCGATCGACAGCGCGAATTCAAACGAATGCCCCAGAAGGAGCCAAACGATCATCGCGGCAACCGCAATCGAAATCACCGTGGGAACAAAAATTCCCGCAATCTGATCCGCCAATTTCTGGATCGGCGCTTTCGAGCTGTTAGCGTCGCTGACGAGCTGAACGATCTGCGCCAGCGTCGTATCTTCGCCGACCTTATCGGCGCGGAATTTAAACGATCCCGTCCGGTTCAGCGTCGCGATATACACCGTGTCGCCAACCGTCTTCTCGACCGGAACGCTCTCGCCGGTCAGGACCGCCTGATCGACCGCGCTCCCGCCTTCGAGAATCGTCCCGTCGACCGGGATCGCCTCGCCCGGCCGGACGACGATGACGTCGCCGACGACGATTTCTTCAATCGGAAGAACCGTCTCTTCCCCGTCCCGGATCACGGCGGCGGTTTTCGGAGCCAGGTTCAGGAGCTTCCCCAGCGCGTCGGTCGTCTTTCCTTTCGAAATCGCTTCGAGATACTTCCCGACCGTAATCAGCGTGAAAATCGTCCCGGCGGATTCAAAATACACGTCCATGACAAACCGGTTCGCCTCCGCCGTTTCCCCCGCGCCAACCGCCCAGGCGATTTTATACAGCGCGTAAATTCCGTAAATCGTCGCCGCCGCCGCGCCGATCGCGATCAGCGAATCCATGTTCGGCGATCCGTGCGCCAGCGTCCGGAAGCCGACGATAAAAAACTTGCGATTGATATACAGGATGGGCAGCAGGAACAGGAACTGCGTCAGGACGAAAACGACCTGGTTCCCGTTTCCATGCAGCGCGGCAGGCAGCGGCAGGCCTATCATATGCCCCATCGACAGGTACATCAGCGGCAGCAGGAAACATATCGAAACGATCAGGCGCGTCCGCAGCGCATTGATCTCCGAGCGGACGATCGCCCCCGGATCGGCCTTTTCCAAGGCGGCCGTTTTCGCGTTTCGCGGCTTCGCGCCGTATCCCGCTTTTTCAACCGCCTGAACGACGACGGAATCGTCGACGGCGCGCTCGGAAACGATTGTCAGCTGGTTCGCGAGCAGGTTCACCGTCGCGCTCTCTACGCCGGGAAGCGACCGCGTCGCTTTTTCGACAGCGGCTGAGCAGGCGGCGCATGTCATCCCGGTAACGGTATAAGTTTGTTTCATGAAAACCTCGTTTCAAAACCCGGCGGTCCCTGTCTTCCCAGGGCCCCACCCCCGCGGGGTGGTGTGATTAGTATACGCTAAATCACCCGCCTGTCAAACCGCCAGATTCCCTTTATTAAAAATCAATAAGTTACTTTTCCAACTTCGAAACCGCGTCCAGCGCCGCGTCCATCAGGACCTCCGACAGCGTCGGATGCGCGTGAATCGTCATGGCGATATCCGCCGCCTTCAGCTTCAACCGCACCGCCAGCGCAATTTCCGGAAGCAGCTCGGACGCCTCCGACCCGATAACCGTCCCGCCAAGAACGACGCCCGTTCCGGCATGGCAGACGAG includes:
- a CDS encoding thiamine diphosphokinase; its protein translation is MNLRSEPRRCVIFGSGESRGAAYSPRIGDILIAADGGYNALRRRKLRPDWVIGDFDSLGFVPKGKNVRVVPREKDDPDLILAIRCGLEAGCREFALYGATGTRFDHSYANVLALRYLREQGALGRIVTPDAELFVMISERVDFPAEERGKLSIFSLSERSLGVTLSGLKYPLADRTLTAREWLGLSNEFTGVAASISVRDGTLLVVKHADWVE
- a CDS encoding transcriptional regulator, whose translation is MQADRGKITSLIRTARGQLDGILKMVDEDRYCMDIATQLSATTAILKRANREILEAHLRGCVRDAFLHEDEAAQDEKINEVVSLINRLEK
- a CDS encoding copper-translocating P-type ATPase, whose amino-acid sequence is MKQTYTVTGMTCAACSAAVEKATRSLPGVESATVNLLANQLTIVSERAVDDSVVVQAVEKAGYGAKPRNAKTAALEKADPGAIVRSEINALRTRLIVSICFLLPLMYLSMGHMIGLPLPAALHGNGNQVVFVLTQFLFLLPILYINRKFFIVGFRTLAHGSPNMDSLIAIGAAAATIYGIYALYKIAWAVGAGETAEANRFVMDVYFESAGTIFTLITVGKYLEAISKGKTTDALGKLLNLAPKTAAVIRDGEETVLPIEEIVVGDVIVVRPGEAIPVDGTILEGGSAVDQAVLTGESVPVEKTVGDTVYIATLNRTGSFKFRADKVGEDTTLAQIVQLVSDANSSKAPIQKLADQIAGIFVPTVISIAVAAMIVWLLLGHSFEFALSIAISVLVISCPCALGLATPVAIMVGTGQGALNGILIKSADAAEIAHEVDTVVLDKTGTITEGRPKVTRAIAADGVSEDELWQAAVYLENFSEHPFAKAILNAAAERGAAFDSDRSGEFEALSGFGVRAVRDGRTLLGGNARLMASEKIALPESISDAALYAAEGETPLYFAANGRYLGMIACADAVKETSAQAVANLRAMGMKTVMLTGDNRLTAEAVRRVVGVDEVIAEVLPSDKEGIIRRYQAETDAKGRAKKVAMVGDGINDAPALARADVGIAIGAGTDIAIESADIVLMKNDLRDVVTATQLSRAMMRTIRQNLFWAFFYNVIGIPLAAGVFYTLFGWKLSPDFAAAAMSLSSVTVVTNALRLRGFRPKWIEASEAPAVVNEALGETVKSAKEESESGMKKELVVEGMMCGHCKARVESVLGALAGVKSAAVDLEAKTATVELSAAVADEVLSGAVTGAGYEVVSVRDLK